One stretch of Athene noctua chromosome 27, bAthNoc1.hap1.1, whole genome shotgun sequence DNA includes these proteins:
- the TIMM13 gene encoding mitochondrial import inner membrane translocase subunit Tim13, giving the protein MESGFGSDFGSDFGAGGGGGGKLDPGLIMEQVKVQIAVANAQELLQRMTDKCFRKCIGKPGGALDNSEQKCIAMCMDRYMDSWNTVSRAYNSRLQRERANM; this is encoded by the exons ATGGAGAGCGGCTTCGGCTCCGACTTCGGCTCCGACTTcggcgccgggggcggcgggggcgggaaGCTGGACCCGGGGCTCATCATGGAGCAGGTGAAGGTGCAGATCGCCGTGGCCAACGCACAGGAGCTCTTACAG CGCATGACGGACAAGTGCTTTCGGAAGTGCATCGGGAAGCCCGGTGGGGCGCTGGACAACTCGGAGCAG AAGTGCATCGCCATGTGCATGGACCGGTACATGGACTCCTGGAACACGGTTTCCCGAGCCTACAACTCTCGGCTGCAGCGGGAGAGAGCCAACATGTGA